One segment of Stenotrophomonas sp. SAU14A_NAIMI4_8 DNA contains the following:
- the pcaH gene encoding protocatechuate 3,4-dioxygenase subunit beta, translating into MSDPTELRGYRKPYPGSQPPRIHLPYASTAKRGPGTDPIAIPVTLSEVTGPSINRITLGAHAADLTAGFPGQPLGERIIVSGRVLDENGRPVRNSVVEVWQCNAAGRYLHKGDQHDAPLDPNFKGTGQVLTDSEGRYRFTTIKPGAYPWRNHYNAWRPAHIHFSLHGEGIGQRLVTQMYFPNDPLLAFDPIYNCVDDAKARERMVSSFDWETTANEFALGYRFDIVLRGRKMTVWE; encoded by the coding sequence ATGAGCGATCCCACCGAACTGCGCGGCTACCGCAAGCCGTATCCCGGCAGCCAGCCGCCGCGCATCCACCTGCCGTATGCCAGCACCGCCAAGCGCGGCCCCGGCACCGATCCGATTGCCATTCCGGTCACCCTTTCCGAAGTGACGGGCCCCAGCATCAACCGCATCACCCTGGGCGCGCATGCCGCCGATCTGACCGCTGGCTTCCCCGGCCAGCCGCTGGGTGAGCGCATCATCGTCAGTGGCCGCGTGCTGGACGAGAACGGTCGGCCGGTGCGCAATTCGGTGGTCGAGGTGTGGCAGTGCAACGCCGCCGGGCGCTACCTGCACAAGGGCGACCAGCACGACGCGCCGCTGGACCCGAACTTCAAGGGCACCGGCCAGGTGCTGACCGACAGCGAAGGCCGCTACCGCTTCACCACCATCAAGCCGGGCGCCTACCCGTGGCGCAACCACTACAACGCCTGGCGGCCGGCGCATATCCATTTCTCGCTGCACGGCGAAGGCATCGGCCAGCGCCTGGTTACGCAGATGTACTTCCCCAACGATCCGCTGCTGGCGTTCGATCCCATCTACAACTGCGTGGATGACGCCAAGGCGCGGGAGCGCATGGTGTCCTCGTTCGACTGGGAAACCACCGCGAATGAATTTGCGCTGGGCTATCGTTTCGACATCGTATTGCGCGGTCGCAAGATGACCGTGTGGGAGTAA